A genomic window from Quercus lobata isolate SW786 chromosome 10, ValleyOak3.0 Primary Assembly, whole genome shotgun sequence includes:
- the LOC115963466 gene encoding pyruvate dehydrogenase E1 component subunit beta-1, mitochondrial-like: protein MAASTAKKEVRDNFCRGEIWGIVRQRVGSYNLMQSLQRIRPLVVNSSKCYSHAVKQMTVQEALNSALHEEMSADPNVFLMGEEVGQNQGLYKISIGLLKKYGPGRVLDTPITEAGFTGIGVGAAYHGLKPIVEFMTFNFSMQAIDHIINSAAKMNYMSAGQISVPIVFRGPNGAAAGGGAQHSHCFAAWYASCPGLKVLAPYSSEDARGLLKAAIRDPDPVVFLENGLLYEESFPVSEEVLDSNFFLPIGKAKIEREGKDVTITAFSRMVGYALKAAEILEKEGISAEVINLRSIRPLDRATINASVRKTRRLVTVEDGFPQHGVGSEICTSVIEESFHYLDAPVGRITGADVLVPYNAVLERMSLPQVEDIVRAAKRTCNGSVQMASTA, encoded by the exons GAGAGATTTGGGGGATTGTGAGGCAAAGAGTAGGCTCCTAT AATCTGATGCAGTCATTACAAAGGATACGACCTCTAGTAGTAAATTCATCAAAATGTTACTCTCATGCAGTTAAACAG ATGACAGTGCAAGAAGCCCTTAATTCTGCACTCCATGAAGAAATGTCAGCAGATCCTAATGTTTTTCTGATGGGCGAAGAG GTTGGGCAAAATCAAGGTTTATACAAG ATTTCAATAGGGCTTTTGAAGAAGTATGGTCCTGGGAGAGTTCTTGATACTCCAATTACAGAG GCTGGCTTCACTGGAATTGGAGTTGGTGCAGCTTACCATGGTCTTAAACCTATTGTAGAGTTTATGACATTTAACTTCTCCATGCAG GCAATTGACCATATTATTAATTCTGCTGCCAAAATGAATTATATGTCTGCCGGTCAAATATCAGTACCTATTGTTTTCCGAGGACCAAATGGTGCTGCTGCTGGAGGTGGTGCGCAGCATTCTCAT TGCTTTGCTGCATGGTATGCTTCATGTCCTGGTTTGAAGGTGTTGGCACCATACTCATCAGAAGATGCTCGGGGTCTGCTAAAAGCTGCCATTAGGGATCCTGATCCTGTTGTTTTCCTTGAAAATGGGTTGCT TTACGAGGAGTCTTTTCCTGTTTCAGAAGAAGTTCTTGATTCCAATTTTTTCCTGCCAATAGGAAAAGCTAAG atagagagagaaggaaaggaTGTAACCATTACTGCTTTCTCAAGGATGGTTGGTTATGCTCTCAAG GCAGCTGAGATTCTTGAAAAGGAAGGAATCAGTGCTGAG GTCATAAATCTGCGCTCTATACGTCCCCTTGACAGAGCCACAATCAATGCTTCTGTCAGGAAAACTAGGAGACTGGTAACTGTTGAAGACGGGTTTCCTCAACATGGTGTTGGTTCTGAGATCTG TACATCTGTGATTGAGGAGAGCTTTCATTATCTGGATGCACCAGTTGGGAGGATTACAGGAGCTGATGTTCTAGTGCCTTATAATGCAGTTCTTGAGAGGATGTCTCTTCCACAG GTTGAGGATATAGTTCGTGCTGCAAAGAGGACATGCAATGGATCAGTTCAAATGGCTTCGACTGCTTAG